One region of Rhodophyticola sp. CCM32 genomic DNA includes:
- a CDS encoding threonine-phosphate decarboxylase, producing MRDATQPLDHGGGLDAAIARYGGSRADWLDLSTGINPVPYPVNGISAGAWTALPDQAAMDRLLAAARAFWNVPDGAMIIAAPGASSLIRRLHPVLCTAGASPMAAYIPEPTYNEWRAAFPVSPDADAPGPEADIHIYVHPNNPDGRLTQATAIGGRAITIVDESFCDTAPELSHMARTAEDGVIVIKSFGKFWGLAGLRLGFAIGRPDMLRPHHGASGVNADDLKAALGPWPVSGPALEIGARALEDMGWAEDTRSRLKEETDRLDRMLTETGARLVGGTSLFRTYEVTNAQSWQTRLAQHHIWTRIFPYNRTWLRLGLPHPDHWPRLEKAVAASAVMARPGGS from the coding sequence ATGCGTGATGCGACCCAACCCCTTGATCATGGTGGCGGCCTTGATGCCGCCATTGCCCGCTATGGCGGCAGCCGCGCTGACTGGCTGGACCTGTCGACCGGGATCAACCCGGTGCCCTACCCGGTGAACGGGATTTCAGCCGGGGCGTGGACGGCTCTGCCGGATCAGGCGGCGATGGACCGTCTGCTTGCCGCCGCGCGCGCGTTCTGGAACGTACCCGATGGTGCCATGATCATCGCCGCACCCGGTGCGTCATCGTTGATCCGCCGGTTGCACCCTGTGCTATGCACAGCGGGTGCCAGCCCGATGGCGGCCTATATTCCCGAACCCACTTATAATGAATGGCGCGCGGCTTTCCCGGTTTCACCCGATGCCGATGCGCCGGGCCCCGAGGCTGATATCCATATCTATGTGCATCCCAACAATCCGGATGGTCGCCTGACACAAGCCACCGCGATCGGGGGTCGGGCAATCACCATTGTCGATGAAAGCTTTTGCGATACGGCGCCGGAGTTGAGCCACATGGCCCGGACCGCCGAGGATGGTGTTATCGTCATCAAAAGCTTCGGGAAATTCTGGGGGCTAGCGGGCCTGCGTCTGGGCTTCGCAATCGGGCGCCCGGATATGCTGCGCCCCCATCATGGCGCATCAGGGGTCAACGCCGATGATCTCAAAGCCGCGCTTGGCCCCTGGCCGGTCTCTGGCCCCGCATTGGAGATTGGCGCGCGGGCTTTGGAAGACATGGGCTGGGCAGAGGATACACGCAGCCGCTTGAAGGAAGAGACCGACCGGCTGGACCGGATGCTCACAGAGACGGGCGCGCGCCTTGTGGGCGGGACAAGCCTGTTCCGCACTTATGAGGTGACAAATGCGCAAAGCTGGCAAACCCGGCTTGCACAACATCATATCTGGACCCGTATTTTCCCGTATAACAGGACCTGGCTGCGCCTTGGTCTGCCCCATCCCGACCACTGGCCCCGGCTTGAAAAGGCCGTTGCGGCAAGTGCGGTGATGGCGCGGCCCGGCGGCAGTTGA
- the cbiB gene encoding adenosylcobinamide-phosphate synthase CbiB: MALFVALLLDAAFGEPRWLWSRLPHPAVLMGRAVGWADATVNQGAGRQLKGVILLLALVGLAGGVGFGLMALPGQIVDTLLAAILLAQRSLVQHVQAVADALRYGPVPARRAVAMIVGRDTADMSEAEISRAAIESAAENLSDGVIAPAFWFLALGLPGILIYKIVNTADSMIGHRTPQYEQFGKAAARLDDVLNWLPARLTACLVALACANPRAWHLARREAYLHRSPNAGWPEAAMAAVLNIALSGPRSYHGERKDFPFVNAQGARNPGARDIDAATGVLWRVWALMTALVFSLALF; this comes from the coding sequence ATGGCCCTGTTTGTCGCCCTTCTTCTTGACGCCGCTTTTGGTGAGCCCCGCTGGCTCTGGTCCCGCCTTCCGCATCCGGCGGTACTGATGGGGCGTGCCGTGGGTTGGGCCGATGCAACGGTCAACCAGGGGGCCGGGCGACAGCTTAAAGGGGTGATCTTGCTTCTGGCGCTTGTCGGCCTTGCCGGCGGGGTTGGCTTTGGGCTGATGGCGCTGCCCGGGCAGATTGTCGATACTCTGCTTGCCGCGATCCTTCTGGCGCAGCGCAGCCTTGTGCAGCATGTCCAGGCGGTGGCCGATGCCCTTCGCTATGGGCCTGTGCCTGCGCGCCGGGCTGTTGCCATGATTGTCGGCCGGGATACTGCCGATATGTCAGAGGCCGAGATCAGCCGCGCCGCGATTGAAAGCGCCGCCGAAAACCTCTCTGACGGGGTGATTGCGCCTGCGTTCTGGTTTCTTGCCCTCGGCCTGCCGGGCATTCTGATCTACAAGATCGTGAACACGGCTGACAGCATGATCGGCCACCGCACCCCGCAATATGAACAATTCGGCAAGGCCGCCGCGCGGCTGGACGATGTGCTGAACTGGCTGCCCGCCCGGCTGACCGCCTGTCTGGTTGCACTGGCCTGTGCCAATCCGCGGGCCTGGCATCTGGCCCGGCGGGAGGCGTATCTGCATCGCTCCCCCAATGCGGGCTGGCCCGAGGCGGCGATGGCTGCTGTTCTCAACATCGCGCTGTCCGGGCCGCGCAGTTATCACGGCGAACGCAAGGATTTCCCCTTCGTGAATGCGCAAGGGGCCCGCAACCCCGGCGCCCGCGACATTGACGCCGCCACAGGCGTTCTCTGGCGGGTATGGGCGCTGATGACCGCACTGGTTTTCAGTCTGGCGCTTTTCTGA
- a CDS encoding transposase, with protein MSKRKNHSAEFKAKVALEALKGERTVAELSSQFGVHPTMIHSWKRALLEGASGVFERGGKKAPEIDEEQVKELHAKIGERAVANDFLSRKLKPWGLK; from the coding sequence ATGTCGAAACGGAAGAACCACAGCGCTGAGTTCAAGGCGAAAGTTGCGCTTGAAGCTTTGAAGGGGGAACGCACTGTTGCTGAGCTGTCGAGCCAGTTTGGCGTCCATCCCACGATGATCCACAGTTGGAAGCGGGCGCTGTTGGAAGGCGCGTCAGGCGTGTTTGAGCGGGGTGGAAAGAAAGCCCCAGAGATCGACGAAGAACAGGTCAAAGAGCTGCACGCAAAGATTGGGGAGCGGGCGGTGGCCAACGATTTTTTGTCACGAAAGCTCAAGCCCTGGGGCCTGAAGTGA
- a CDS encoding IS3 family transposase, translated as MVEKDNPNLSIGKQCNLLSISRSSFYYQPKGETAMNLMLMRQIDEQFLETPFFGVRQMTWHLRNDGHLVNEKRIGRLMRLMGLPYFTTVADFSPLRTWPPSCFA; from the coding sequence ATGGTCGAGAAGGACAATCCCAATTTGTCGATTGGCAAGCAGTGCAATCTGCTGTCGATCTCGCGGTCGTCGTTTTACTACCAGCCCAAAGGCGAGACGGCGATGAACCTGATGTTGATGCGCCAGATCGACGAGCAGTTCCTGGAAACGCCGTTCTTTGGTGTTCGCCAAATGACCTGGCATCTGCGCAACGACGGTCATTTGGTCAATGAAAAGCGGATCGGGCGTCTGATGCGGCTCATGGGCTTGCCGTACTTCACAACGGTGGCGGATTTCTCACCCTTGCGAACATGGCCCCCA